From Canis aureus isolate CA01 chromosome 7, VMU_Caureus_v.1.0, whole genome shotgun sequence, a single genomic window includes:
- the KIFC1 gene encoding kinesin-like protein KIFC1 isoform X4 translates to MEDALEPEKKRTRGLDTVTKIATSQSRAPALTARTQTQNQITAPKVPKKTGPRCSTAIATVLKNQKSGPAVPAQKPGAAAPPMVGGRKPTKRPAWDLKGQLCDLNAELKCCRERTQTLAQENQQLQDQLREAQQQAKARGAECRTLEGELARVQAQAEQGQQELGSLRARVLELEEQQCTQEGLLRELQKEQLELQEERRGLAARLEEQERRLQASEAALSGSQAEVASLRQEATSQAALLVEQGERLHGLEMERRRLHNQLQELKGNIRVFCRVRPVLPGEPTPPPGYLLFPSGPGGPADLPTRLSVSRCDERRGTLSGAPAPATRHDFSFDRVFPPGSGQDEVFEEIAMLVQSALDGYPVCIFAYGQTGSGKTFTMEGGPGRDPQVEGLIPRALRHLFSVAQELGGQGWTYSFVASYVEIYNETVRDLLATGPRKGQGGECEIRRAGPGSEELTVTNARYVPVSCEKEVEALLHLAHQNRAVARTSQNERSSRSHSVFQLQISGEHTGRGLQCGASLNLVDLAGSERLDPSLALGPGERERLRETQAINSSLSTLGLVIMALSNKESHIPYRNSKLTYLLQNSLGGSAKMLMFVNISPLEENVSESLNSLRFASKVNQCVIGTAQANRK, encoded by the exons CTCCAAAAGTTCCCAAGAAGACAGGACCCCGATGTTCCACAGCGATTGCCACGG TGCTGAAGAATCAGAAATCGGGCCCTGCTGTTCCTGCCCAGAAGCCTGGAG CAGCTGCCCCTCCAATGGTGGGAGGGAGGAAACCCACCAAGCGTCCGGCCTGGGACTTAAAGGGTCAGTTGTGTGACCTAAATGCAGAGCTGAAATGCTGCCGTGAGAGGACTCAGACACTGGCCCAGGAGAACCAACAGCTGCAGGACCAACTCAGGGAGGCCCAACAACAGGCCAAGGCCCGGGGGGCAGAGTGTAGGACACTGGAAGGGGAGTTGGCCAGGGTGCAGGCCCAGGCTGAGCAGGGCCAGCAGGAGTTGGGGAGCCTCAGGGCCCGTGTCCTGGAATTGGAAGAGCAGCAGTGCACACAGGAGGGCTTGTTGCGAGAGCTCCAGAAAGAACAGTTAGAATTGCAGGAGGAGCGGAGGGGACTGGCTGCCCggctggaggagcaggag AGGCGGTTGCAGGCATCAGAAGCAGCTCTGTCGGGCAGCCAAGCAGAGGTGGCATCTCTGCGCCAGGAGGCCACAAGCCAGGCGGCCCTCCTGGTGGAGCAAGGAGAACGTCTCCACGGGCTAGAGATGGAGCGCCGGCGACTACACAACCAGCTACAGGAACTCAAAGGCAACATCCGCGTGTTCTGCCGGGTCCGCCCTGTCCTTCCAGgggagcccaccccaccccctggctaCCTCCTGTTTCCCTCTGGCCCTGGCGGGCCCGCTGATCTGCCCACACGCCTCAGCGTTTCCCGGTGTGATGAGCGCCGTGGGACCCTGAGTGGGGCGCCAGCCCCTGCCACCCGCCACGACTTCTCCTTTGACCGGGTATTCCCCCCAGGGAGTGGGCAGGATGAAGTGTTTGAGGAGATTGCCATGCTTGTCCAGTCAGCCCTGGACGGCTACCCAGTATGCATCTTTGCCTATGGCCAGACAGGCAGTGGCAAGACCTTCACAATGGAGGGTGGGCCTGGGAGAGACCCCCAGGTGGAGGGCCTGATCCCTCGGGCCCTGCGGCACCTCTTCTCCGTGGCCCAGGAGCTGGGCGGCCAGGGCTGGACCTACAGCTTTGTGGCAAGCTACGTGGAGATCTATAATGAGACTGTCCGAGACCTGCTGGCCACTGGGCCCCGGAAGGGCCAGGGCGGGGAGTGTGAGATCCGCCGGGCAGGGCCTGGGAGTGAGGAGCTTACTGTCACCAATGCCCGATACGTTCCTGTCTCCTGTGAGAAGGAG gtggAGGCCCTGCTCCATCTGGCCCACCAGAACCGGGCAGTGGCCCGCACGTCCCAGAATGAGCGATCATCTCGTAGTCACAGCGTGTTCCAGCTGCAGATCTCTGGGGAGCACACCGGACGAGGCCTGCAGTGTGGGGCCTCCCTCAACCTTGTGGACCTGGCTGGTAGTGAGCGGCTAGACCCCAGCTTAGCCCTTGGCCCTGGGGAGCGGGAACGCCTTCGGGAAACACAAGCCATTAACAGCAGCTTGTCCACCCTGGGGCTGGTCATCATGGCCTTGAGCAACAAG GAGTCCCATATTCCTTACCGGAACAGCAAACTCACCTACCTGCTGCAGAACTCTCTGGGTGGCAGCGCTAAGAT GCTCATGTTCGTGAACATTTCTCCCCTAGAAGAGAACGTCTCTGAGTCCCTCAACTCCCTACGCTTTGCCTCCAAG GTGAACCAGTGTGTTATTGGTACGGCCCAGGCTAACAGGAAATGA